A stretch of Castanea sativa cultivar Marrone di Chiusa Pesio chromosome 2, ASM4071231v1 DNA encodes these proteins:
- the LOC142625664 gene encoding putative xyloglucan galactosyltransferase GT17: MFFRKQQAPAPAGTAPWTEEETEKLSKNKETQYFTSTMNTQNKLWFFNVFLFVFLLAWFLVSFFRFPPTNTKPHTTLPPHYTLVNNTKSSLNIIPTCNLENVSVYVYSLPAEFNLGLLKDCHNLSIYTDMCPYVANCGLGQPLWPLPQEYSSSSSSSANNYDNSSTSSWFATYQFIAEMIFHARVVNHPCRTWDPKRANLFYVPFYGGLYAASTARESDLKARDALAVRLAEYIESQETWRNQKGKDHFMVLGRTAWDFMRNDNKEENVVDYGANRLLNLPAIKNMSVLTVERQPWTGGSKQHGIPYPSYFHPFKFNEVVRWQKKMREAKRPHLWSFAGAPRKGSDKAAIRDKILSQCHKSSRCELLNCGAISNYKCHKPTEVLSVMRKSEFCLQAPGDSFTRRSTFDAFLTGCVPVFFSPHTAYTQYAWYLPSDWKTYSVYIEGDRTESIEEVLLKIDKNTVKKMRERVIDLIPTLTYAHPNATVTDHHLGFKDAVDVALSALSNQVHLLDSS, encoded by the coding sequence atgtttTTCAGAAAGCAGCAGGCACCTGCACCTGCAGGTACTGCTCCATGGACGGAGGAGGAAAcagagaaattgtccaaaaacaaagaaacccaGTACTTCACATCCACCATGAATACTCAAAACAAATTGTGGTTCTTCAATGTTTTCCTTTTTGTCTTTCTCTTAGCATGGTTCCTTGTATCTTTCTTCCGGTTCCCACCCACAAACACCAAACCCCACACTACCCTTCCTCCTCACTACACATTAGTCAATAACACAAAATCTTCCCTCAATATTATTCCCACCTGCAATCTTGAAAACGTGTCGGTCTATGTATACTCATTGCCAGCCGAGTTCAACTTGGGTCTTCTCAAAGATTGCCATAACCTCAGCATCTACACCGACATGTGCCCCTACGTAGCCAATTGTGGCCTAGGCCAACCTCTTTGGCCACTTCCACAagaatattcttcttcttcttcttcttctgctaataattatgataattcCTCAACCTCATCATGGTTCGCTACCTACCAATTCATAGCCGAGATGATTTTCCACGCACGTGTGGTGAACCACCCATGTCGCACGTGGGATCCCAAGCGTGCCAACTTGTTCTACGTTCCCTTCTACGGTGGCCTCTACGCAGCCAGTACAGCCCGCGAGTCTGATCTAAAAGCGAGGGACGCCTTAGCCGTTCGATTAGCGGAATACATAGAAAGTCAAGAGACGTGGCGAAATCAGAAGGGGAAGGACCACTTCATGGTGTTAGGAAGAACGGCATGGGATTTCATGAGAAACGACAACAAGGAGGAGAACGTGGTGGACTACGGAGCAAACAGACTCCTAAACCTGCCAGCTATCAAAAACATGTCGGTGCTGACCGTAGAAAGACAACCTTGGACAGGTGGCTCTAAGCAACACGGAATTCCATACCCCTCATATTTCCACCCGTTCAAGTTTAACGAAGTGGTGAGGTGGCAGAAGAAGATGAGGGAAGCCAAGAGGCCCCACCTGTGGTCCTTCGCAGGGGCCCCACGTAAGGGTTCAGACAAGGCGGCCATTAGAGACAAGATTCTCTCACAGTGTCACAAATCGAGTCGGTGCGAGTTATTGAATTGTGGGGCAATAAGCAATTACAAGTGCCACAAACCGACGGAGGTGTTGAGTGTGATGAGAAAGTCTGAATTTTGTTTACAAGCGCCAGGTGACTCGTTCACACGCCGGTCAACATTCGATGCTTTCCTAACGGGTTGTGTACCGGTATTCTTTTCGCCTCACACTGCTTATACACAGTATGCGTGGTACTTACCCAGTGATTGGAAGACGTACTCGGTGTATATAGAAGGTGATCGTACTGAGAGCATTGAAGAGGTGCTCTTGAAGATTGACAAAAACACCGTGAAGAAAATGCGTGAAAGGGTTATTGATTTGATACCCACCCTCACCTATGCGCATCCCAATGCCACTGTCACTGACCACCACCTTGGATTCAAAGATGCCGTGGATGTTGCACTTTCTGCATTGTCCAACCAAGTTCATCTGTTGGACTCCTCTTAG